CAGAAGTTCATAAAATCCACAGTAGGGTTTAAGAAGATTAAGCTACAAGGGAAGTATCAGAAGTTACTGGAACACCCTATTTagaggaaagcaaaaccagagatTATCCCAGCAGGTTTAATTATAAAAGAAAACCTGGTTTACACAGAGGGAAAATACTTGCTAACAAAATGAACTCTTTATTGTAAATTACCATTCATAATATCTGACAGCCTTTCAATTTTTGAACCTTCCTTCCCTTACCTTCATTACTACCCCCATCCTCTAGAGACAGGCTTGTTTTCTCACTGTAGCAATACAGCCTCTGGCTGATTTACAGCCAAGACTGTAGTTACAGAGtagtaaggggaaaaaagtaaattggAGGCATAAGCTCCACAGATCCCTAGAATGCCATATTCAGTACTGCAAAGGCAAGCTCGCAGGGTCAAAGCTGCTAATAAACCCAGGTACATTCCTCATGGTACAGCTGTGCCATAAGTTGCTTATGGGGTCTAGCAAATTCCAGCATACTGTTTTTAAGGACAGCACGTCATCAGCTTGGCAGAAGAGGAGGAATGGAGATTAATTGTGGTGTTGGTTTCTCccttattttaaacaaaaacagcagcagcccaggTAAAATGTTCCcagttaatatttaattttgagtAATTTATGATGTGAGACATTCCTTTACTTACCTGTAATAGAGTGACTGAGAATGAAATGTGTAATACAAGAGGAGGGATGACCCAGTTAAGTATATTAGTAACCAAGTACATTGCAACTTGGAGCACCGTTCCTGTAAGGTAATTGTAAAGACATATCACAGTCCTTATCTCAGTATCAGTGTCTTAAATGTATCTCCAAAGCACTAAGTCTGTTGTACCTGAACAGTTACTACTAGAGGATTTTCTCTCTAGTGGGTTTAGGCCAAATAAAACAGAACTCAGTGGAAAGGTAAAacagttatttcagttttcaacaTAGTGATTTCTATGTGTATCAAGTTTTTTCTAAAAACACGACCAAACCCACCCCATTCTaaagaaacagcagatttttctttGGGAGTGAACAGAGACAGCTGAAAGCTTTAAATTCCACCTGCTGTACAATTCCacaaatgtatttaagaagTTCTTCCATGAATTCCAAAAAACTTTTATCAGTCAAAGTGATTTCAATATTCAaagtcagagaaaggaaaaaaaccctcattttGAATTTTGCAAGCCTTACTTCTCTGAGCAGCTCTACACTATACAGAAGCATTGAGATTTAACTTCCATCTTGAAACCTTGACACCTAATATTCTTAGGTAAACTAACCAGTATCTCCACtcacatttctttcaaaaattgATAGATAAAGGTCTTGGTTAACTTACAGAATTTTGTTGTATTGGGTGATACTTACTCTTAGAAAAACCTGATTTACTATGCTTTTGTTTGCATACACGTAAGTTGTTAGCAGCCCAATTCCAAGAGAAATGCCTATTAGAAAAAAAGGGTCAGTtatacacaaaacaaaaaaagaaaaaaaagaaaaaagaagaaaaatacagaactggGTTATAAAAGCAGCCACTTCTAATATATCTTCGTAATTACAATTAATAGCTCAGACTGTCAAGACAGAATAATTATGCACATTGCACATGTGCCAGCAAAGGAAACAGAGGCCACTGAAATGTAGTTAGTAAATCTCTTTCTGATAAAgcaaataaagctaaaaataaactgaattatATTGCAGGCATGGTTATTAGTGTATCTCTTGAGGGGGAAGGGTCTGTTCCCTCAGACCTTATTTTGTTATACTCTACCAATTATATGCTGCATGACCAATTTGACACACAGAATCAAGATGTACGGCAGACTTTTGTGTAGCCACTGGAGTAGGTATCTGAGCTCCGAGAGGGAACTGCTGTTGTGTTCCTCTGAGTCTGGAGTAGAATCATCAAGTCCCCCTGCTTCACCGTGGGCATGTCTATGAGAGCGACTATgggaacctggccttgaatgctgggAATTCGCATTTTCTCTGGCTTCTCCCACAGCAGAGTTCAGCTGTATGCGAATGTCTCCGCTATGATGGCACGAGCTCTCTCCTGACAACCTCACTGCGTGGGTGCTCTGAGGAGATGAAGAGTCATCGCCGCTCCCTTGGATGTTGTGGAGGTGACTGCAGTTTGGTTGcatggtgggattttttttctggtacagATTCTTGCTATTTTGTCTCCTAAAGTGGGATATTAGAAGTCAcagctgaaggaagagagaactagttcaggggaaaaaaaaaaccacaacaaaacaaagcaaataacagcccaacaaaacagaaaccccaACACAAATACAATAGGGATTGTCTGCACAAAGTAAAGATTCATTTTGTCCTGAAAGCTGGTGTACTGGCTTTACACCCTGTCTGCACGGGGCTACTTTCTGTGTGCcatataaaattatttcctttttctcacgTGCAggttttccagcctggctgcctTAGTAGAATTTAAAGTTGCTTCGATGCAAACTAGAAGAGCAAAAGCTGCTGAACAGGAGACCAGCACCAGCTTGTACAAAAGAGATCTTAGAAGTACTGCATGATTTCACAAAAATAGTAACAGTAGTAGGCCAGAGAAGGAGCAAACAATGATGGGAAGAGTACATTTACATGTGCCCATAAAATAGTAAGCACTTGTTCAGACAAGTCTAGTCAAAAGCCAGTGCATGCTCAAAATTGAGGGCCATTATGAGATTAATGAGATTATCCTGTCTGGGTAAGTGAGCACAACCAGGTTAGTCCATTTTGtaagaagcatttaaaagaGCCCGGACGATATGGTCTAGGTGAAAAGACTTGCAGCCCACAAGCTAACAGCGAGACCACCCAAATGAGGTCTTATTTATCTTTCCTTTGGCATCTTTCTGTTGTCCTCCTGGGCAGCTTTTCACTTGTGTGTCAGTCTCAACACTGGTCAAATAGTGTTAGGTCTACACCTCTGGACCAGTTTGACATCAGAGTAATGATTTTGCAGAATGCTTTGAAGTGAGATTTAGCACAATACTTGTAACTACTGAATAATATTATTaggaaacagaaggaatttTGTCACAATCCTTTTTCTGTGATTCCAACTCTTTCGGATTCCtctctgaaattacttttttccaaaGCTCAGTGTACATACACAGCTAGCTCCACTGGGGACACAGAAAGGTTAAAGCAAAATTGGTTTTGCGCTGCAAAAAGTTCTTAATATATTAAACCCAGAATTCTTAAGCCTTTAAAGGGGGATTTTATTAGCAGAGTAAAttgcattaatttaaataatatatGAATAAGGAAACTTTACTACCATTGAAAAGTGCAGCTGCTACTACTTTATTTCTGTTGGCCAAAGATTACATCATACATAAGTCCAGCCAAAAGTCATGTTCTGTCATTTTATGCACATGAATAAAGCCAGTAAGCTGGAGACAGTATTGACTTGTGTGAGCGGAATCACTAAGA
The Lathamus discolor isolate bLatDis1 chromosome 14, bLatDis1.hap1, whole genome shotgun sequence genome window above contains:
- the RNFT1 gene encoding E3 ubiquitin-protein ligase RNFT1 isoform X2, producing the protein MQPNCSHLHNIQGSGDDSSSPQSTHAVRLSGESSCHHSGDIRIQLNSAVGEARENANSQHSRPGSHSRSHRHAHGEAGGLDDSTPDSEEHNSSSLSELRYLLQWLHKSLPYILILCVKLVMQHIIGISLGIGLLTTYVYANKSIVNQVFLRERCSKLQCTWLLIYLTGSSLLLYYTFHSQSLYYSLIFLNPTVDFMNFWEVLWTVGVTDFILKFLFMGFKCIILLVPSFMMSFKSKGYWYMLLEELCQYYRMFVPIPVWFRYLIGYGELDGVLGWTLEILLGLLYLILKLLSFFGQLRNFRQVLRIFFTRPHYGVTASKRQCSESDDICSICQAEFQKPILLICQHTFCEECISLWFNREKTCPLCRTVIADHVNKWKDGATSMHLQIF